The Banduia mediterranea genome has a segment encoding these proteins:
- a CDS encoding phage integrase N-terminal SAM-like domain-containing protein translates to MGSCEKGRFDALDAQHPRALKLQGKAAATIDSYARAVRRVSAYFDRCPDRLKTEDFNAYFAWLIDARSRSLVKIERCGMQFFYEQGWASRGGDGSRQHPKSLLPGGRRLRNSRTRLIFSPAISAKNRSAGVAIEGMMGVSKSQHTRSMNTALREGLTQFHRH, encoded by the coding sequence ATGGGTTCATGCGAAAAAGGCCGTTTCGACGCCCTGGACGCTCAGCATCCTAGAGCGCTGAAGCTGCAAGGCAAAGCCGCGGCGACGATCGACAGCTACGCCCGTGCGGTCCGCCGGGTGTCGGCGTATTTCGATCGCTGTCCGGATCGGCTGAAGACGGAGGATTTCAATGCCTATTTCGCCTGGCTGATCGACGCGCGGTCGCGGAGTCTGGTCAAGATCGAGCGCTGCGGAATGCAGTTTTTCTACGAGCAGGGCTGGGCCAGCCGTGGCGGTGATGGATCGCGGCAGCACCCAAAAAGCCTTCTCCCGGGTGGTCGCCGATTGCGAAATTCCCGAACGAGGCTGATTTTCTCACCGGCGATTTCGGCGAAAAACAGAAGCGCGGGTGTTGCCATTGAAGGCATGATGGGAGTGTCAAAGTCACAGCACACCCGCTCAATGAATACTGCCCTGCGCGAAGGCCTGACGCAATTCCATCGTCATTAA
- a CDS encoding TonB-dependent receptor, whose product MHRILAAVVAAVLFVHAGFAVAQSDASVLSGRVLDQSASLGFEGARVSIPALNREVATARDGRYRFLELPPGHYAVRVEYLGADSQTQEVDLIAGASASLDFRLGANVALLENVLVIGQAAGQAAALNQEFAADNIKNVISADAIGQFPDQNAAESLQRVSGLSLARDQGEGRFVVIRGIDPSLNTTTINGQRVPAPEDDSRQVNLDVISSDLLEGIEVTKSVTPDMDGDSVGGNVELRSATAFDRGNSLNLRAEGSYNDLREDWSPKLALSGTRLISEQFGVAAALSWFSRDFGSDNVETSDGFDDLETEDGEEFLGLPEVEQRDYTITRERLSAALNFDWRPDYDTDVYWRTLYSDFEDDEVQLTNVYKFDEGSVVAFDDDGASFEGAEVEKQTETRIETQDILTTTLGAEHRLASGFTLDYSAGYAVASEENTDDYGATFVGEGLDVGYDLSDRRKPRLFANAAYDDPAGFELDEAVEAYSKVEEKERTLALNLRRDDTLFSIPGYWKIGAKLRARSKSANSDETVYDGFGEDYRLADFTPYDVDYPLGIWGPATNRDSLRSFLDANRSVLEIDADDSDISSRGEDYELDEDVYAGYAMLNLDFGKLRLIAGLRVEQTEFDAQGVQVLIDEEGGDGDPTFADLHADKSYTDVLPGLHLRYALSDKTVLRAAYTESLSRPSFFAAAPRAEINIEEDDGEFEREAELGNPELDPLRSSNFDLAWEYYPGKISVLSAGVFYKHIRDFFVLSDIAGQGGLYADFDEALITQNGDTAELYGLELNYVQQLAMLRSPFDGLLFSANATFTDSEASLPMRDDKVSLPLQSDLIGNVSLGYEKYGLSLRLSAAYQSEYFEEINELDDPGYDRYTDEHLQIDFTGSYRFDDHYQVYFNAINLNDEPYYAYFRRARYAAQYEEYGPTYELGIKANF is encoded by the coding sequence ATGCATCGAATTCTTGCCGCTGTCGTGGCGGCCGTCCTTTTCGTGCACGCGGGTTTCGCGGTCGCCCAGTCGGATGCTTCGGTGTTGTCGGGGCGTGTGCTCGACCAGTCCGCGTCGCTTGGATTCGAAGGTGCGCGCGTGTCGATTCCGGCACTGAATCGCGAAGTCGCCACGGCGCGTGACGGTCGATATCGGTTTCTGGAACTGCCGCCCGGTCACTATGCGGTGCGCGTCGAATATCTCGGGGCTGATTCGCAAACCCAGGAGGTCGACCTGATTGCCGGAGCCAGCGCGTCGCTGGACTTCAGGCTCGGTGCGAACGTGGCCCTGCTCGAGAATGTGCTGGTGATCGGCCAGGCTGCGGGCCAGGCGGCCGCGCTGAATCAGGAGTTCGCCGCCGACAACATCAAGAACGTGATTTCGGCGGACGCGATCGGCCAGTTCCCGGACCAGAACGCCGCGGAATCGCTGCAACGTGTATCCGGCCTTTCGCTGGCGCGCGATCAGGGCGAGGGGCGCTTCGTGGTGATCCGCGGCATCGATCCTTCGCTGAACACCACCACCATCAACGGTCAGCGCGTACCGGCGCCGGAGGACGATTCGCGACAGGTGAATCTGGACGTGATCTCTTCGGACCTGCTGGAAGGCATCGAGGTGACCAAGAGCGTCACGCCGGACATGGACGGCGATTCGGTGGGCGGCAACGTGGAACTCCGAAGCGCGACGGCCTTCGATCGCGGCAACAGCCTCAACCTGCGCGCGGAGGGTAGCTACAACGATCTGCGCGAGGACTGGAGCCCCAAGCTCGCGCTCAGCGGTACGCGCCTGATCTCCGAACAGTTCGGCGTCGCGGCCGCGCTGAGCTGGTTCAGCCGCGATTTCGGCTCCGACAACGTGGAAACCTCCGACGGTTTCGATGATCTGGAGACCGAAGACGGCGAGGAGTTCCTGGGTCTGCCCGAGGTCGAGCAGCGCGACTACACGATCACGCGCGAGCGCCTGTCGGCGGCGCTGAACTTCGACTGGCGTCCGGATTACGACACCGATGTCTACTGGCGCACGCTGTACAGCGATTTCGAGGATGACGAAGTCCAGCTGACCAATGTCTACAAGTTCGATGAAGGCAGTGTCGTCGCGTTCGACGATGACGGCGCCAGCTTCGAGGGCGCCGAGGTCGAGAAGCAGACGGAAACGCGGATCGAGACCCAGGACATCCTGACCACGACGCTCGGTGCCGAGCACCGCCTGGCAAGCGGCTTCACGCTCGACTACTCGGCCGGCTATGCGGTCGCCAGCGAGGAAAACACGGACGACTACGGCGCCACCTTCGTGGGTGAGGGGCTGGATGTCGGCTACGACCTGTCCGATCGCAGAAAGCCCCGGCTGTTCGCCAACGCGGCCTATGACGATCCGGCGGGCTTCGAACTGGACGAGGCGGTGGAGGCTTATTCCAAGGTCGAGGAAAAGGAGCGCACGCTGGCGCTGAACCTGCGTCGCGACGACACCCTGTTCTCGATCCCCGGCTATTGGAAGATCGGCGCCAAGCTGCGCGCGCGCAGCAAGTCCGCCAATTCCGACGAAACGGTTTATGACGGCTTCGGCGAGGATTACAGGTTGGCCGATTTCACGCCTTACGACGTGGACTATCCGCTCGGCATCTGGGGGCCCGCCACCAACCGCGATTCGCTGCGCAGCTTCCTCGATGCCAATCGCAGCGTGCTCGAAATCGACGCGGACGACAGCGACATCTCCAGCCGCGGCGAAGACTACGAACTGGACGAGGATGTCTATGCCGGCTACGCCATGCTCAACCTGGATTTCGGCAAGCTGCGCCTGATCGCCGGCCTGCGTGTGGAGCAGACCGAATTCGATGCGCAGGGCGTCCAGGTGCTGATCGACGAGGAAGGTGGCGACGGCGATCCGACGTTTGCCGATCTGCACGCCGACAAGTCGTACACCGACGTGCTGCCGGGCCTGCACCTGCGCTACGCGCTGTCGGACAAGACCGTGCTGCGCGCGGCCTATACCGAATCGCTGTCGCGCCCCAGTTTCTTCGCGGCGGCGCCGCGCGCCGAGATCAATATCGAGGAAGACGACGGCGAGTTCGAGCGCGAAGCCGAACTCGGCAATCCGGAGCTCGACCCGCTGCGGTCCAGCAACTTCGACCTGGCCTGGGAGTATTACCCCGGAAAGATCAGCGTGTTGTCCGCCGGCGTGTTCTATAAGCACATTCGTGACTTCTTCGTGCTCTCCGACATCGCTGGGCAGGGTGGCCTATATGCGGACTTCGATGAGGCGCTGATCACCCAAAATGGCGATACGGCGGAGCTGTACGGCCTGGAACTCAACTATGTGCAGCAACTGGCGATGCTGCGCTCACCGTTCGATGGACTGCTGTTCTCGGCCAATGCGACGTTCACCGACAGCGAGGCCAGCCTGCCGATGCGCGATGACAAGGTGTCGCTGCCCTTGCAATCGGACCTGATCGGCAATGTCTCGCTGGGCTATGAGAAATACGGACTGTCGCTGCGCCTGTCCGCCGCGTATCAGAGCGAGTACTTCGAGGAAATCAACGAGCTGGACGATCCCGGTTACGATCGCTACACCGACGAACATCTGCAGATCGACTTCACCGGCAGCTATCGTTTCGACGACCACTATCAGGTCTACTTCAACGCGATCAACCTCAACGACGAGCCGTACTACGCCTATTTCCGCCGCGCGCGTTACGCCGCGCAGTACGAGGAGTACGGGCCCACGTATGAACTCGGCATCAAGGCCAACTTCTGA
- a CDS encoding esterase-like activity of phytase family protein has translation MPHSRMALLGAVFVSLSALLAACDGDDGSNGTPGAPGTPGSSGNDGLDSLIRQTALSSGNANCPSGGTRIDSGLDSDDDGELDDAEVMDTSYVCVAGADLNFNRIAVLPVCLQDDASCDSDDGTAAEIVAASTDGRTLIYSDSPGDRIGFVDISNPEAPLAIGTLDLAGEPTSVAVLGPYALVGVNTAADFVNVSGQLDVVDIATQTILRSIDVGGQPDSVAVSPDGAYAAVVIENERDEDLGDGVPPQLPAGSLVIVDLPGSPAGWTTRTVSMVDIADLYAADPEPEYVDINEHNIAVVTLQENNHIVLVDLSNGSIVNDFSAGTVDLDQIDATEEEPALISQTESLSAIPREPDGVTWISNELFVTADEGDLDGGSRGFTVFNTVGEVVFEAGNALDHIVARIGHYPDARSENKGNEPENAEFGRYGNNNFLFVASERSSVIFVYDVADPVNPVYKQVLPAGLGPEGVLAIPSRNLLIAASEEDSRDDKFRSVLNIYRYEVSYPAYPTIASADREDGTPIAWSAMSGLAADPLNANTLYAIEDSYYARNRIFTLDVSTVPARLSTETPIRDAGDVFAAIDTVALADASVDDDDATRISVFDEADLAALINDDKTVNIDPEGIAVASDGGFWVASEGAGTIGDDGQPVNSLNFLFKTDASGVIEQVITLPDEVNAKQIRFGFEGVAEYNGSVYVAFQRVWAGDDNVRLGVYDTVAQTWSFLYYELDAVESQFGGWVGLSDISSLGDGRFLIVERDNQGGPDAAIKRLYSIDVTGLAADSIISKTLVRDLMPDLVAAGGPVPEKIEGSAVTLDGKVYIVNDNDGVDDNSGETELLNLGAILD, from the coding sequence ATGCCGCATTCCAGGATGGCGCTGCTCGGCGCCGTATTCGTTTCGCTATCTGCTTTGCTCGCCGCCTGTGACGGCGACGATGGTTCGAACGGGACGCCCGGTGCTCCGGGAACACCCGGCTCCAGTGGCAACGACGGCCTGGATAGCCTGATCCGCCAGACCGCACTGTCCTCCGGCAATGCCAATTGCCCGAGCGGCGGCACACGCATCGATTCCGGACTGGACAGCGACGACGATGGTGAGCTCGACGACGCCGAAGTCATGGACACGTCCTACGTCTGCGTCGCCGGCGCCGACCTGAATTTCAACCGCATCGCTGTGCTGCCGGTCTGCCTGCAGGACGATGCGAGCTGCGACAGCGACGACGGCACAGCCGCCGAAATCGTGGCCGCCAGCACCGACGGTCGCACCCTGATCTATTCCGACAGCCCGGGTGACCGCATCGGCTTCGTCGACATCAGCAATCCCGAAGCGCCGTTGGCGATCGGCACGCTGGACCTCGCCGGTGAACCGACCTCGGTGGCCGTACTCGGACCCTATGCTCTGGTTGGCGTGAACACTGCAGCCGATTTCGTGAACGTTTCCGGCCAACTTGACGTGGTCGACATCGCCACGCAGACGATCCTGCGTTCGATCGACGTCGGCGGCCAACCGGACTCCGTTGCCGTCAGCCCGGACGGAGCCTACGCCGCCGTGGTGATCGAAAACGAGCGTGACGAAGATCTCGGCGACGGCGTACCGCCGCAGCTTCCTGCGGGCAGCCTGGTGATCGTGGATCTCCCCGGTTCACCGGCCGGGTGGACCACGCGCACGGTCTCGATGGTGGACATCGCCGACCTCTATGCCGCCGATCCGGAACCGGAATACGTCGACATCAACGAGCACAACATCGCGGTTGTAACGCTGCAGGAAAACAACCACATCGTGCTGGTCGATCTCAGCAACGGCAGCATCGTCAATGATTTCAGCGCCGGCACGGTGGACCTCGACCAGATCGACGCAACCGAGGAAGAGCCCGCGCTGATCTCGCAGACCGAGTCCCTGTCCGCGATCCCGCGCGAACCGGACGGCGTCACCTGGATCAGCAACGAGCTGTTCGTCACCGCCGACGAAGGCGATCTTGACGGCGGCAGCCGCGGCTTCACGGTGTTCAATACCGTAGGCGAGGTCGTGTTCGAGGCCGGCAATGCGCTGGACCACATCGTGGCGCGCATCGGCCACTATCCGGATGCGCGTTCCGAGAACAAGGGCAACGAACCGGAGAACGCCGAGTTCGGGCGTTACGGCAACAACAACTTCCTGTTCGTGGCGTCCGAGCGGTCCAGCGTGATCTTCGTCTATGACGTCGCGGACCCGGTCAATCCGGTCTACAAGCAGGTGCTACCGGCAGGCCTCGGCCCTGAGGGCGTGCTCGCCATCCCGTCGCGCAATTTGTTGATCGCAGCCAGCGAAGAAGACTCGCGCGACGACAAGTTCCGTTCGGTGCTCAACATCTACCGCTACGAGGTCTCGTATCCGGCCTACCCGACGATCGCCTCGGCCGACCGCGAAGACGGAACTCCGATTGCCTGGAGCGCCATGTCGGGCCTGGCGGCAGACCCGCTGAACGCAAACACGCTCTACGCCATCGAGGACAGCTACTACGCCCGGAACCGCATCTTTACGCTGGATGTCAGCACCGTCCCGGCACGTCTGAGCACGGAAACCCCGATCCGCGACGCTGGCGACGTCTTTGCCGCCATCGACACCGTGGCTCTGGCCGATGCCTCGGTCGACGATGACGATGCAACACGCATCTCGGTGTTCGATGAGGCCGACCTTGCCGCCCTGATCAATGACGACAAGACCGTCAACATCGATCCGGAAGGCATCGCGGTGGCCAGTGACGGCGGCTTCTGGGTCGCGTCCGAAGGTGCCGGCACGATCGGTGACGACGGCCAGCCCGTCAACAGCCTCAATTTCCTGTTCAAGACCGACGCCAGCGGCGTGATCGAGCAGGTCATCACGCTGCCGGACGAGGTCAACGCCAAGCAGATCCGCTTCGGCTTCGAGGGCGTCGCCGAATACAACGGTTCGGTCTATGTCGCCTTCCAGCGCGTCTGGGCCGGTGACGACAATGTCCGCCTCGGCGTCTACGACACCGTCGCGCAAACCTGGTCGTTCCTTTACTACGAACTGGACGCGGTGGAATCGCAGTTCGGCGGATGGGTCGGCCTGTCCGACATCAGCTCGCTCGGCGATGGTCGCTTCCTCATCGTGGAGCGTGATAATCAGGGCGGGCCGGATGCCGCGATCAAGCGCCTGTACAGCATCGACGTGACCGGCCTCGCCGCCGACAGCATTATCAGCAAGACCCTGGTTCGCGACCTGATGCCCGACCTCGTCGCGGCCGGCGGCCCGGTGCCCGAGAAGATCGAAGGTTCCGCGGTCACGCTCGACGGCAAGGTCTACATCGTCAACGACAATGACGGCGTCGATGACAACAGCGGCGAAACCGAGCTGCTGAACCTGGGCGCGATCCTCGACTGA
- a CDS encoding ABC transporter transmembrane domain-containing protein, giving the protein MPPDENLSVVPARRLSALKGLAPFLRPYRWRIALAFLMLILGSVAMLSVPLAFRNLIDHGFVAGADMQVHFLGLLVLALLWGVAVGARFYFVSWIGERVTADLRCGVYQRMLQQSPQFFETTQTGEVLSRLTGDTTLVQTVVGTSVSMGLRSVFQSLGGLIMLAITSITLFGVTALMLTLVIVPLVLVGRRVRKLSRESQDRIADTSAVAGEILNAIPTVQAFTHERYETRRYDRAVEGSFRAAVRRIRVRSLMSSGVIAGVFGSIVFVLWLGAQSVSSGAMSAGELASFVLYAAFTAGGIGMLTEVWGDIMRAAGATERLMELLNSEPAIQAPAAPRELAVEGPARVAFDAVVFRYPSRSQTAALDHVTLDINPGETVALVGPSGAGKTTLFQLLLRYFDVAEGAIRFNGTDLRELDPGALRAQIGIVPQDAVIFSANALENIRYGDEQAPDEAVMMAARTALADEFIQRLPDGYHSFLGERGVRLSGGQRQRIAIARAILKNPPLLLLDEATSALDAESEALVQRGLEAAMVDRTTLIIAHRLSTVKRADRIIVMENGRIAETGTPDELMRSGGLYARLASLQLAA; this is encoded by the coding sequence ATGCCCCCAGACGAAAACCTGTCCGTAGTCCCCGCACGCAGGCTCAGCGCGCTCAAGGGCCTTGCACCGTTCCTGCGCCCCTATCGCTGGCGCATCGCGTTGGCCTTCCTGATGCTGATCCTCGGTTCGGTGGCAATGCTTTCGGTGCCGCTGGCATTCCGAAATCTGATCGACCACGGCTTCGTCGCCGGCGCCGACATGCAGGTGCATTTCCTCGGTCTGCTGGTGCTGGCGCTGCTGTGGGGTGTCGCGGTCGGCGCTCGCTTCTATTTCGTGTCCTGGATCGGTGAGCGCGTCACCGCGGACCTGCGCTGCGGCGTCTACCAGCGCATGCTCCAGCAGTCACCCCAGTTCTTCGAAACCACGCAGACCGGGGAAGTGTTGTCCCGCCTGACCGGCGACACCACGCTGGTCCAGACCGTGGTCGGCACCTCGGTGTCGATGGGGCTGCGCAGCGTGTTCCAGTCGCTGGGCGGGCTGATCATGCTCGCCATCACCAGCATCACCTTGTTCGGCGTCACCGCCCTGATGCTGACCCTGGTCATCGTGCCGCTGGTCTTGGTCGGCCGGCGTGTGCGCAAACTGTCGCGCGAATCGCAGGACCGCATCGCGGACACCTCCGCCGTGGCCGGTGAAATCCTCAATGCCATTCCGACCGTGCAGGCCTTCACCCACGAGCGCTACGAGACGCGGCGCTATGACCGCGCGGTCGAAGGCAGCTTTCGCGCCGCGGTCCGCCGCATACGCGTGCGCTCCTTGATGTCGTCCGGCGTGATTGCCGGCGTCTTCGGCTCCATCGTGTTCGTGCTGTGGCTGGGCGCGCAGTCCGTCAGTTCAGGCGCGATGAGCGCCGGTGAACTGGCGTCCTTCGTGCTCTATGCCGCCTTCACCGCCGGCGGTATCGGCATGCTCACCGAGGTCTGGGGCGACATCATGCGCGCTGCCGGCGCCACCGAGCGCCTCATGGAACTGCTGAACTCCGAACCCGCGATCCAGGCACCGGCCGCTCCGCGCGAACTCGCGGTCGAAGGGCCGGCCCGTGTCGCCTTCGACGCGGTAGTGTTCCGCTATCCCTCGCGCTCGCAGACCGCCGCGCTGGACCATGTCACGCTCGACATCAATCCCGGCGAGACCGTGGCCCTGGTCGGCCCCAGCGGCGCCGGCAAGACCACCCTGTTCCAGCTGTTGCTGCGCTATTTCGACGTGGCCGAAGGCGCGATCCGCTTCAACGGCACCGATCTGCGCGAACTCGACCCCGGCGCTCTGCGCGCGCAGATCGGGATCGTGCCGCAGGACGCGGTGATCTTTTCCGCCAACGCCTTGGAGAACATCCGTTACGGTGACGAGCAGGCCCCGGACGAGGCGGTGATGATGGCCGCACGAACGGCACTGGCGGACGAATTCATCCAGCGTCTGCCGGACGGCTATCACAGCTTCCTTGGCGAACGCGGCGTGCGTTTGTCCGGCGGACAGCGTCAGCGCATCGCCATCGCCCGCGCGATTCTCAAGAACCCGCCGCTGCTGTTGCTGGACGAGGCCACCAGCGCGCTGGACGCCGAAAGCGAGGCGCTGGTGCAGCGCGGTCTGGAAGCCGCGATGGTCGATCGCACCACCCTGATCATCGCGCACCGTCTGTCCACGGTGAAGCGTGCCGACCGCATCATCGTGATGGAAAACGGGCGCATCGCCGAGACCGGAACGCCGGACGAGTTGATGCGCAGCGGCGGCCTGTATGCGCGGCTGGCGAGCCTGCAACTGGCCGCCTGA
- a CDS encoding phytase, which yields MTLTQGFARPAAVALLCLLSACEQRQVAVDRALVQHELEQDEPGDAPLPLFAGLRTIQERWLSERDEADNVDSLATWHGPNGEHWLLATAKETDRLLVYDAGTGKPLRKFGAAGSGPGQFDRPNGISVVDDLVFVVERDNHRVQLLHLPDFEPLLRFGAEDLIKPYGLWVRPNVDGYRVYVTDNYENPDESVPPPDQLDRRVKRYQLSRDGEAWTASLDMQFGDTGRGALLIVESIWGDEASGQLLIADEEQYRQRNIKVYDLDGRYSGHNIGGGVFRDQPEGIALYACEDGSGYWFATDQSKQHNVFHLFDRNSHEYLGSFEGAVTLNTDGVWLDHGPQPGFPQGAFYAVHNDGNVAAFDLGEILSALDLKRCD from the coding sequence ATGACGCTCACTCAAGGTTTTGCACGCCCCGCGGCAGTCGCCCTGCTGTGCCTGCTCAGCGCCTGCGAGCAGCGCCAGGTCGCCGTGGACCGGGCACTCGTGCAGCACGAACTCGAACAGGATGAACCGGGCGATGCGCCACTGCCGTTATTCGCCGGCCTGCGCACGATTCAGGAGCGCTGGCTGAGCGAGCGCGACGAAGCTGACAATGTCGATTCTCTGGCGACCTGGCACGGCCCGAACGGCGAGCACTGGCTGCTGGCCACCGCCAAGGAAACCGATCGCCTGCTGGTCTATGACGCGGGTACCGGCAAGCCGCTGCGCAAGTTTGGCGCCGCCGGCAGCGGTCCCGGCCAGTTCGATCGCCCAAACGGAATCAGCGTCGTCGACGATCTGGTGTTCGTGGTCGAACGTGACAACCATCGCGTGCAGTTGTTGCACCTGCCGGACTTCGAGCCGCTGCTGCGTTTCGGCGCCGAGGACCTGATCAAGCCCTATGGTTTGTGGGTGCGGCCGAACGTCGATGGCTACCGCGTCTACGTCACTGACAACTACGAAAATCCGGACGAAAGCGTTCCGCCGCCCGATCAGCTGGACCGCCGCGTCAAGCGCTATCAGCTGAGCCGTGACGGCGAGGCCTGGACCGCGTCGCTGGACATGCAGTTCGGTGATACCGGTCGCGGCGCCTTGCTGATCGTAGAATCGATCTGGGGTGATGAGGCCAGTGGCCAACTGCTGATCGCCGACGAGGAGCAGTACCGGCAGCGCAACATCAAGGTCTACGATTTGGACGGGCGCTACAGTGGCCACAACATCGGCGGAGGCGTGTTCCGCGACCAGCCGGAAGGTATTGCGCTGTACGCCTGTGAGGACGGCTCCGGTTACTGGTTCGCCACCGATCAGAGCAAGCAGCACAACGTGTTTCACCTGTTCGACCGCAACAGTCACGAATACCTGGGCAGCTTCGAAGGCGCGGTGACGCTGAATACCGATGGCGTCTGGCTCGATCACGGTCCGCAGCCCGGTTTCCCGCAGGGTGCGTTCTACGCGGTGCACAACGATGGCAATGTCGCCGCCTTTGATCTCGGAGAGATTCTTTCGGCGCTCGACCTCAAGCGCTGCGACTGA
- a CDS encoding MFS transporter gives MHPTARSAEFVESVESTDASATARPLNRADFKTLGLSALGGALEFYDFIIFVFFTGVIGELFFPASTPDWLRQVQTFGLFAAGYLARPIGGIVMAHFGDRSGRKRMFTLSVLLMALPTLAMGLLPTYAQIGVWAPLALLALRLLQGAAIGGEVPGAWVFVSEHVPARRVGLACGALTCGLTLGILLGSLVASAINLRLDADAIRAWGWRLPFLLGGAFGLLAVWLRRWLDETPVFESLRARKALARELPLKRVLREQWRSVLLSTLVSWLLTAAIVVMILMTPTLMQQLFALPVSTTLSANSLATFALACGCLVFGWAADRYGAARILGIGSALLLCAVYALYFGVAYDGRLLRPLYALAGFCVGVVGVVPTIMVRAFEPAVRFSGLSFSYNLAYALFGGLTPLLVVLLMRLSPMAPAHYVAALCLAGVLVAIWLHRDAARSISRSA, from the coding sequence ATGCACCCGACCGCCCGTTCCGCCGAATTTGTCGAATCCGTCGAATCCACGGACGCCTCCGCCACCGCGCGGCCGCTGAATCGCGCCGACTTCAAGACCCTGGGACTGTCGGCCCTCGGCGGCGCACTGGAGTTCTACGACTTCATCATCTTCGTGTTCTTCACCGGCGTGATCGGCGAACTGTTCTTTCCGGCCAGCACGCCGGACTGGCTGCGCCAGGTGCAGACTTTCGGCCTGTTCGCGGCCGGTTATCTGGCACGCCCCATCGGCGGCATCGTCATGGCGCATTTCGGCGACCGCTCCGGTCGCAAGCGCATGTTCACGCTCAGCGTGCTGCTGATGGCGCTGCCGACGCTGGCGATGGGCCTGCTGCCAACCTACGCCCAGATCGGCGTGTGGGCGCCGCTGGCCCTGCTCGCCTTGCGGCTGTTGCAGGGCGCGGCCATCGGTGGCGAGGTTCCGGGCGCCTGGGTGTTCGTCTCCGAGCATGTGCCGGCGCGGCGCGTGGGTCTGGCCTGCGGCGCGCTGACCTGTGGGCTGACCCTGGGAATCCTGCTCGGCTCACTGGTGGCCAGCGCCATCAACCTGCGACTGGACGCCGACGCGATCCGCGCCTGGGGCTGGCGACTGCCGTTTCTGCTGGGCGGCGCCTTTGGACTGCTGGCGGTGTGGCTGCGACGATGGCTGGACGAAACCCCGGTGTTCGAATCCCTGCGGGCGCGCAAGGCGCTGGCGCGCGAACTGCCGCTGAAACGGGTGTTGCGCGAACAGTGGCGCTCGGTACTGCTGTCGACACTGGTGAGCTGGTTGCTGACGGCCGCGATCGTCGTGATGATCCTGATGACGCCGACGCTGATGCAGCAGCTGTTCGCCCTGCCGGTGTCGACCACGCTGAGCGCCAACTCGCTTGCGACCTTCGCCCTCGCCTGCGGCTGTCTCGTGTTCGGCTGGGCGGCGGACCGCTACGGCGCGGCCCGCATCCTCGGCATCGGTTCGGCGCTGCTGCTGTGCGCGGTCTATGCGCTGTACTTCGGCGTGGCGTATGACGGCCGACTGCTGAGGCCGCTCTATGCGCTCGCCGGATTTTGCGTCGGCGTGGTCGGTGTGGTGCCGACGATCATGGTGCGCGCCTTCGAGCCGGCGGTACGCTTTTCGGGCCTGTCGTTCTCGTACAACCTGGCCTATGCCCTGTTCGGCGGACTGACGCCGCTGCTGGTGGTCCTGCTGATGCGGCTCAGTCCGATGGCGCCAGCCCACTATGTCGCGGCGCTGTGCCTGGCCGGTGTGCTGGTCGCGATCTGGCTGCATCGCGACGCGGCCAGATCGATCAGTCGCAGCGCTTGA